One Setaria viridis chromosome 3, Setaria_viridis_v4.0, whole genome shotgun sequence DNA window includes the following coding sequences:
- the LOC117850663 gene encoding zinc finger CCCH domain-containing protein 35 → MMMMGEGAHAPPWQQPPVSGGGMDGDDASPYTLLAALRHYLPSNEAAAAYDEDDEEALAAVDAYACDEFRMYEFKVRRCSRGRSHDWTDCPYAHPGEKARRRDPRRYHYSGTACPDFRKGGCKRGDACEFAHGVFECWLHPARYRTQPCKDGTACRRRVCFFAHTPDQLRVLPPQQQSSPRGGAASSPLAESYDGSPLRRQAFESYLTKSGIMSSSPTSTLVSPPRSPPSESPPMSPDAAGALRRGSWPGVGSPVNDVLASLRQLRLGGGGSPRSAPSGGSFLAGYPFGSPKSPAALYSLPSTPTRPSTVTVTTPSGATVMTVERLNLGLIGDQELVMERVESGRALREKVFERLSKEATVPNDAAASANAEGAAPAAAPDVGWVSDLIN, encoded by the coding sequence ATGATGATGATGGGAGAGGGAGCGCACGCGCCGCCGTGGCAGCAGCCGCcggtcagcggcggcggcatggacggcgacgacgcgtCGCCGTACACTCTGCTGGCGGCGCTGCGGCATTACCTGCCGTCGaacgaggccgcggcggcgtacgacgaggacgacgaggaggccctggcggcggtggacgcGTACGCCTGCGACGAGTTCCGGATGTACGAGTTCAAGGTGCGCCGGTGCTCGCGGGGCCGGAGCCACGACTGGACGGACTGCCCGTACGCACACCCGGGGGAGAAGGCCCGCCGGCGCGACCCCCGGCGGTACCACTACTCCGGCACGGCGTGCCCGGACTTCCGCAAGGGCGGGTGCAAGCGCGGCGACGCGTGCGAGTTCGCGCACGGGGTGTTCGAGTGCTGGCTCCACCCGGCGCGCTACCGGACGCAGCCCTGCAAGGACGgcaccgcctgccgccgccgcgtctgCTTCTTCGCGCACACGCCGGATCAGCTCCGCGTCCtcccgccgcagcagcagtcCAGCCCGAGGGGCGgcgccgcgtcgtcgccgctcgccgAGTCGTACGACGGCTCACCGCTCCGCCGCCAGGCGTTCGAGAGCTACCTCACCAAGAGCGGCATCATGTCGTCGTCCCCGACGAGCACGCTCGTCTcgccgccgaggtcgccgcCCTCGGAGTCCCCGCCAATGTcgccggacgccgccggcgcgctccgCCGCGGCTCTTGGCCGGGGGTCGGCTCGCCCGTCAACGACGTCCTCGCCTCGCTGCGCCAgctccgcctcggcggcggaggctcgCCGAGGTCGGCGCCGTCCGGCGGCTCGTTCTTGGCCGGCTACCCGTTCGGGTCCCCCAAGTCCCCGGCCGCCCTGTACAGCCTCCCGTCCACCCCGACCCGACCGTCCACGGTGACGGTCACCACCCCCTCCGGCGCCACCGTCATGACCGTGGAGCGCCTCAACCTCGGGCTCATCGGGGACCAGGAGCTGGTGATGGAGAGGGTGGAGTCCGGGAGAGCCCTTCGCGAGAAAGTCTTCGAGCGGCTTAGCAAAGAAGCCACCGTGCccaacgacgccgccgcctccgccaacgcAGAGGGCGCggccccagccgccgccccgGACGTCGGCTGGGTCTCCGACCTCATCAACTGA